A stretch of Gadus macrocephalus chromosome 17, ASM3116895v1 DNA encodes these proteins:
- the epoa gene encoding erythropoietin isoform X1, with protein MCVCMCVIAGLFALLLIVLEWTQPCLPSPLRPICDLRVLNHFIKEARDAETAMRSCLEGCSLSESVTVPQTRVDFEIWERKTAEVQAQEVQSGLWLLHQALSLLQSSVTNTALQSHLDNSLRNLLSTNAVLRSLNFQEYVPTDSGLDGEDTWRVSTATELLQVYVNFLRGKLHLLLSGAQACQQDVS; from the exons atgtgtgtgtgtatgtgtgtgattgcaggACTGTTTGCCCTGCTGTTGATAGTGCTAGAGTGGACCCAACCCTGCCTGCCTTCCCCTCTGAGACCCATCTGCGACCTGAGGGTCCTCAACCACTTCATCAAGGAGGCCAGAGACGCAGAGACTGCAATG CGGTCGTGTTTGGAAGGATGCAGTCTCTCCGAGTCCGTCACTGTTCCCCAAACCAGAGTCGACTTTGAAATCTGGGAGAGGAAAACT GCAGAGGTCCAAGCACAGGAGGTGCAGTCGGGCCTGTGGCTGTTGCACCAGGCCCTGAGTCTGCTGCAGAGCTCCGTCACCAACACAGCGCTGCAGAGCCACTTAGACAACAGCCTCCGGAACCTGCTCAGCACCAACGCCGTGCTGCGCAGCCTCAACTTCCAG GAGTACGTCCCTACAGACAGTGGCCTGGACGGGGAAGATACATGGCGGGTATCCACGGCCACAGAACTTCTTCAAGTGTACGTCAACTTCCTGCGTGGCAAGTTGCACCTCCTCCTGTCAGGTGCACAGGCATGCCAGCAAGACGTCAGCTGA
- the epoa gene encoding erythropoietin isoform X2 translates to MSQKIVRGLFALLLIVLEWTQPCLPSPLRPICDLRVLNHFIKEARDAETAMRSCLEGCSLSESVTVPQTRVDFEIWERKTAEVQAQEVQSGLWLLHQALSLLQSSVTNTALQSHLDNSLRNLLSTNAVLRSLNFQEYVPTDSGLDGEDTWRVSTATELLQVYVNFLRGKLHLLLSGAQACQQDVS, encoded by the exons ATGTCGCAGAAAATCGTTAGAG gACTGTTTGCCCTGCTGTTGATAGTGCTAGAGTGGACCCAACCCTGCCTGCCTTCCCCTCTGAGACCCATCTGCGACCTGAGGGTCCTCAACCACTTCATCAAGGAGGCCAGAGACGCAGAGACTGCAATG CGGTCGTGTTTGGAAGGATGCAGTCTCTCCGAGTCCGTCACTGTTCCCCAAACCAGAGTCGACTTTGAAATCTGGGAGAGGAAAACT GCAGAGGTCCAAGCACAGGAGGTGCAGTCGGGCCTGTGGCTGTTGCACCAGGCCCTGAGTCTGCTGCAGAGCTCCGTCACCAACACAGCGCTGCAGAGCCACTTAGACAACAGCCTCCGGAACCTGCTCAGCACCAACGCCGTGCTGCGCAGCCTCAACTTCCAG GAGTACGTCCCTACAGACAGTGGCCTGGACGGGGAAGATACATGGCGGGTATCCACGGCCACAGAACTTCTTCAAGTGTACGTCAACTTCCTGCGTGGCAAGTTGCACCTCCTCCTGTCAGGTGCACAGGCATGCCAGCAAGACGTCAGCTGA
- the epoa gene encoding erythropoietin isoform X3, whose translation MEFTRLFALLLIVLEWTQPCLPSPLRPICDLRVLNHFIKEARDAETAMRSCLEGCSLSESVTVPQTRVDFEIWERKTAEVQAQEVQSGLWLLHQALSLLQSSVTNTALQSHLDNSLRNLLSTNAVLRSLNFQEYVPTDSGLDGEDTWRVSTATELLQVYVNFLRGKLHLLLSGAQACQQDVS comes from the exons ATGGAGTTTACCA gACTGTTTGCCCTGCTGTTGATAGTGCTAGAGTGGACCCAACCCTGCCTGCCTTCCCCTCTGAGACCCATCTGCGACCTGAGGGTCCTCAACCACTTCATCAAGGAGGCCAGAGACGCAGAGACTGCAATG CGGTCGTGTTTGGAAGGATGCAGTCTCTCCGAGTCCGTCACTGTTCCCCAAACCAGAGTCGACTTTGAAATCTGGGAGAGGAAAACT GCAGAGGTCCAAGCACAGGAGGTGCAGTCGGGCCTGTGGCTGTTGCACCAGGCCCTGAGTCTGCTGCAGAGCTCCGTCACCAACACAGCGCTGCAGAGCCACTTAGACAACAGCCTCCGGAACCTGCTCAGCACCAACGCCGTGCTGCGCAGCCTCAACTTCCAG GAGTACGTCCCTACAGACAGTGGCCTGGACGGGGAAGATACATGGCGGGTATCCACGGCCACAGAACTTCTTCAAGTGTACGTCAACTTCCTGCGTGGCAAGTTGCACCTCCTCCTGTCAGGTGCACAGGCATGCCAGCAAGACGTCAGCTGA